The Nocardioides panzhihuensis genome has a segment encoding these proteins:
- a CDS encoding MarR family winged helix-turn-helix transcriptional regulator, producing the protein MTAADEPVEDDRIDATRIEALVRLESELGMFLRRGKRAMSARGRMLHPDLPPGGYMLLTWLAEHGPVRASALVDGLGIDKGAVSRMVQTIIDLGLLERHPDPEDGRASLVSVTAKAREGLDRVARERRVRFNDRLADWSPDEIDQLSGMLSRYNEALERQGS; encoded by the coding sequence ATGACCGCTGCTGACGAGCCCGTCGAGGACGACCGCATCGACGCCACCCGGATCGAGGCGCTGGTGCGCCTCGAGTCCGAGCTCGGCATGTTCCTGCGCCGCGGGAAGCGGGCGATGAGTGCCCGTGGGCGGATGCTTCACCCCGATCTGCCGCCGGGCGGCTACATGCTGCTGACCTGGTTGGCCGAGCACGGCCCGGTGCGCGCCTCTGCGCTCGTCGACGGCCTCGGCATCGACAAGGGCGCGGTCAGCCGGATGGTGCAGACGATCATCGACCTCGGCCTGCTCGAGCGCCACCCTGATCCGGAGGACGGCCGGGCCAGCCTGGTCTCGGTGACCGCCAAGGCGCGCGAGGGGCTCGACCGGGTGGCGCGGGAGCGCCGCGTACGTTTCAACGACCGGTTGGCCGACTGGAGTCCCGACGAGATCGATCAGCTCAGCGGTATGCTGTCTCGATACAACGAAGCCCTAGAACGCCAGGGCTCCTAA
- a CDS encoding response regulator, whose product MISVLLADGHDVVRVGVRTVLRPESGIEVVGEARTAAEARPLIATLRPDVLILDSYLPDSSGVALCREALAMKSDIRCLILATDGDDEVMSQAIMAGAAGYVLKQIEASSLVSGIRLVASGHTLFDPEAAAKVVHNVEERRRMHEVVAELTPQQRRILVLLAEGISNRQIADRLVLAEKTVKNHITGLLAKLGVSHRTQAALMASQLLEDGVVPRPAPPADDARQPKGAGPSGGPMPPHPRGPSPSRASGRTR is encoded by the coding sequence GTGATCAGCGTTCTGCTGGCCGACGGTCACGACGTCGTGCGTGTCGGCGTGCGTACGGTGCTGCGACCCGAGTCCGGCATCGAGGTCGTCGGCGAGGCTCGCACCGCCGCGGAGGCGCGGCCACTGATCGCGACGCTCCGCCCTGACGTACTCATCCTCGACTCCTACCTGCCCGACTCCTCCGGCGTGGCGCTGTGCCGCGAGGCGCTGGCGATGAAGAGCGACATCCGCTGCCTGATCCTGGCCACCGACGGCGACGACGAGGTGATGAGCCAGGCGATCATGGCGGGCGCGGCCGGTTATGTGCTCAAGCAGATCGAGGCGTCGAGCCTGGTCTCCGGCATACGTCTGGTGGCCAGCGGCCACACCCTCTTCGACCCCGAGGCGGCAGCCAAGGTGGTGCACAACGTCGAGGAGCGCCGCCGGATGCACGAGGTGGTCGCCGAGCTGACCCCGCAACAGCGGCGGATCCTGGTGTTGCTCGCCGAGGGCATCTCCAACCGGCAGATCGCCGATCGCCTGGTGCTGGCGGAGAAGACCGTGAAGAACCACATCACCGGGCTCCTCGCCAAGCTCGGCGTCAGCCACCGCACCCAGGCCGCACTGATGGCGAGCCAGCTGCTCGAAGACGGCGTCGTGCCGCGGCCGGCGCCGCCCGCCGATGATGCGAGGCAGCCCAAGGGCGCGGGACCGAGCGGCGGGCCGATGCCCCCGCATCCTCGCGGCCCGTCCCCTTCCCGCGCCTCCGGTCGAACCCGCTGA
- a CDS encoding MscL family protein: MNGFKKFLLQGDLIKLAVAFIMGAAFASVVTATVDVIMDLIGKVGGTPNFSNYEPGGVSLGAWLTAVIAFVIMAAVVYFMIVKPYTHAKERYFPEPEPGETEIDILKQIRDRLSGS, from the coding sequence ATGAACGGTTTCAAGAAGTTCCTGCTCCAAGGCGACCTGATCAAGCTAGCGGTCGCGTTCATCATGGGCGCCGCCTTCGCCTCCGTGGTCACCGCCACAGTCGACGTCATCATGGACCTGATCGGAAAGGTCGGCGGCACGCCGAACTTCTCGAACTACGAGCCGGGTGGCGTCAGCCTCGGCGCCTGGCTCACCGCGGTCATCGCCTTCGTCATCATGGCCGCAGTGGTCTACTTCATGATCGTCAAGCCCTACACCCACGCCAAGGAGCGTTACTTCCCGGAGCCCGAGCCGGGCGAGACCGAGATCGACATCCTCAAGCAGATCCGCGACCGCCTCAGCGGCAGCTGA
- a CDS encoding saccharopine dehydrogenase family protein, producing MTNPRDLDIVLFGATGFTGGLVAEYLAEHAPQGLRWALAGRSLSRLEAVRDALGSADVELIQADVNDSSSLVALAARARVVITTVGPYLEFGEPLVKACAEAGTDYVDLTGEPEFVDKMFVNYDAVARANGARIVHACGFDSIPHDLGAFYTVRELAAGGEITEPLTMKGVVRSNATFSGGTFHSALGQMSRPRQMAAASRERRALEERPVGRRSRPAKPTAGRDRELGYWLLPLPTLDPFIVARSGQALEAYGPSFTYSHFAGTKTLRFAVGGAVGVGGLALAMQVPPLRAKLGERVKQGTGPSEGRREKSWFTVDFVAECGDRKIHTKVSGGDPGYTETAKMLAESALCLAFDTLPETSGSVTTAVAMGDALLARLQAAGIRFEVVDAS from the coding sequence ATGACGAACCCTCGCGATCTCGACATCGTCCTGTTCGGCGCGACCGGATTCACGGGAGGGCTGGTGGCCGAATATCTCGCTGAGCACGCGCCCCAGGGGCTGCGGTGGGCGCTCGCCGGCCGCTCCCTGTCGCGGCTCGAGGCCGTGCGGGACGCGCTGGGCTCCGCCGACGTCGAGCTCATCCAGGCTGACGTGAACGACTCCTCCTCGTTGGTCGCGCTGGCGGCTCGTGCGAGGGTCGTGATCACCACGGTCGGGCCTTACCTGGAGTTCGGCGAGCCCCTGGTCAAGGCGTGTGCGGAGGCCGGCACCGACTACGTCGACCTGACCGGAGAGCCGGAGTTCGTCGACAAGATGTTCGTGAACTACGACGCCGTCGCCCGCGCCAACGGCGCCCGGATCGTGCACGCCTGCGGGTTCGACTCGATCCCGCACGACCTCGGCGCCTTCTACACCGTGCGCGAGCTGGCCGCTGGCGGCGAGATCACCGAACCGCTGACGATGAAGGGCGTCGTACGCTCCAACGCCACCTTCTCCGGCGGCACCTTCCACTCGGCGCTGGGGCAGATGTCGCGGCCGCGGCAGATGGCAGCGGCGTCGCGCGAGCGTCGGGCGCTCGAGGAGCGGCCGGTGGGGCGCAGGTCGCGACCGGCGAAGCCTACGGCCGGCCGTGATCGCGAGCTGGGCTACTGGCTGCTGCCGCTGCCGACCCTCGACCCGTTCATCGTCGCTCGGTCCGGCCAGGCGCTGGAGGCGTACGGCCCCTCGTTCACCTACTCGCACTTCGCCGGCACCAAGACGTTGAGGTTCGCCGTCGGCGGCGCCGTCGGTGTCGGTGGCCTCGCGCTCGCGATGCAGGTGCCGCCGTTGCGGGCCAAGCTCGGCGAGCGGGTCAAGCAGGGCACCGGACCCTCCGAGGGTCGCCGTGAGAAGTCGTGGTTCACCGTCGACTTCGTCGCCGAGTGCGGCGACCGGAAGATCCACACCAAGGTCTCCGGCGGTGACCCGGGCTACACGGAGACCGCGAAGATGCTCGCCGAGTCGGCGCTGTGCCTCGCCTTCGACACGCTCCCCGAGACCTCCGGATCGGTCACCACGGCGGTAGCGATGGGGGATGCGCTGCTGGCACGTCTGCAGGCCGCTGGGATCCGGTTCGAGGTCGTCGACGCGTCGTAG
- a CDS encoding Sir2 family NAD-dependent protein deacetylase: MTLASASTTDSYAAALALLQDRPLVVLTGAGVSTDSGIPDYRSPGSPARQPMTYQQFISGPQERQRYWARSHLGWRRMGSAVPNAGHQALTRIDPELLITQNVDGLHEQASPELARSGRIVMLHGRVADVICLSCRTVSPRRDLQERMEVLNAGWAEAHADVESRPDGDVALEETQDFVVPDCDICGGILKPDVVFFGENVPKDRVARCMGAVDALEGRGVLLVAGSSLAVMSGYRFVRRAAKAAIPVVIVNRGVTRGDREAAYKLEVGTSEFLTTLAQRRSGGSGGA, from the coding sequence GTGACGCTCGCTTCGGCGAGCACCACCGATTCGTACGCTGCCGCACTGGCCCTTCTCCAGGACCGCCCGCTCGTGGTGCTGACCGGGGCGGGAGTCTCGACGGACTCGGGCATCCCCGACTATCGCAGCCCGGGCAGTCCGGCGCGGCAGCCGATGACCTACCAGCAGTTCATCTCGGGACCGCAGGAGCGGCAGCGCTACTGGGCGCGCAGCCATCTCGGTTGGCGGCGGATGGGCAGCGCGGTGCCGAATGCCGGGCACCAGGCTCTGACCCGGATCGATCCCGAGCTGCTGATCACCCAGAACGTCGACGGACTGCACGAGCAGGCCTCACCCGAGCTGGCCAGGAGCGGCCGGATCGTGATGTTGCACGGCCGGGTGGCTGACGTCATCTGCCTGTCCTGCCGCACGGTGAGTCCGCGCCGCGACCTCCAGGAGCGGATGGAGGTGCTCAACGCGGGTTGGGCAGAGGCGCACGCGGACGTGGAGTCCCGGCCGGACGGCGACGTCGCGCTCGAGGAGACCCAGGACTTCGTCGTGCCCGACTGCGACATCTGCGGCGGCATCCTCAAACCCGACGTCGTCTTCTTCGGGGAGAACGTCCCCAAGGACCGAGTCGCCAGGTGCATGGGGGCGGTCGACGCGCTCGAGGGAAGGGGCGTGCTGCTCGTCGCGGGCTCGAGCCTGGCGGTGATGAGTGGCTATCGCTTCGTGCGCCGGGCGGCGAAGGCCGCGATCCCGGTCGTCATCGTCAACCGTGGCGTCACCAGGGGCGACCGGGAGGCGGCGTACAAGCTGGAGGTCGGAACCAGCGAGTTCCTCACCACCTTGGCACAGCGCAGATCCGGCGGCTCAGGCGGAGCGTGA
- a CDS encoding DUF2277 domain-containing protein, whose translation MCRNIRPLHNFEPPATNDEVAAAALQFVRKVSGTTKPSAANQEAFDRAVTEIAHITRHLLDDLVTNAPKKDREVEAAKRKARAEGRYAS comes from the coding sequence ATGTGCCGCAACATCCGCCCGCTCCACAACTTCGAGCCGCCCGCCACCAACGACGAGGTCGCCGCTGCCGCCCTGCAGTTCGTACGCAAGGTGAGCGGCACGACCAAGCCTTCTGCCGCCAACCAGGAGGCCTTCGACCGCGCCGTCACCGAGATCGCCCACATCACCCGGCATCTCCTCGACGACCTGGTCACCAACGCCCCCAAGAAGGACCGTGAGGTCGAGGCCGCGAAGCGCAAGGCCCGCGCCGAGGGCAGGTACGCCTCGTGA
- a CDS encoding metal-dependent transcriptional regulator, with translation MSDLIDTTEMYLRTIYELVEEGIVPLRARIAERLHQSGPTVSQTVARMERDGLLTVEGDRHLQLTDEGLRLATRVMRKHRLAERLLTDVIGLDWELVHEEACRWEHVMSETVERRLLDLLGDPTESPYGNPIPGLDELGGKPAGEDFMAGVQSLTAAAGTDRATVLVRRISEEMQKDESLMSALRRVGATPDQTVAIKATPDGVLLGSGGETAEIIPEAADHIFVKAL, from the coding sequence ATGAGCGATCTCATCGACACCACCGAGATGTACCTTCGCACCATCTATGAGCTGGTCGAAGAGGGGATCGTTCCGCTGCGCGCCCGCATCGCCGAGCGACTGCACCAGTCCGGCCCCACGGTCTCTCAGACCGTCGCCCGGATGGAGCGGGACGGCCTGCTGACCGTCGAGGGTGACCGCCACCTGCAGCTCACCGACGAGGGTCTTCGCCTGGCCACGCGGGTGATGCGCAAGCACCGGCTCGCCGAGCGGCTGCTCACCGACGTCATCGGCCTCGACTGGGAGCTCGTCCACGAGGAGGCATGCCGCTGGGAGCACGTCATGTCGGAGACCGTCGAGAGGCGACTGCTCGACCTGCTCGGTGACCCGACCGAGTCGCCCTACGGCAACCCGATCCCCGGTCTCGACGAGCTCGGCGGCAAGCCCGCCGGCGAAGACTTCATGGCCGGCGTCCAGTCACTCACCGCCGCGGCCGGCACAGATCGCGCCACCGTCCTGGTGCGACGCATTTCCGAGGAGATGCAGAAGGACGAGTCGCTGATGAGCGCCCTCCGCCGGGTCGGTGCGACCCCGGACCAGACCGTGGCGATCAAGGCGACCCCGGACGGGGTCCTGCTCGGCTCCGGCGGTGAGACCGCGGAGATCATCCCCGAGGCTGCGGACCACATCTTCGTCAAGGCCCTCTGA
- a CDS encoding LCP family protein: MPRAERYQAMGRGSSRATPTPAPPAPQEWDDPDATMVAPPLRETPRRARHAPPAPTPVPPVHPVPSAEETAVAPAQEWYRQDPQPAPPAPKTPDQQLAPPAAREFDWNDPGATTVAPRPAPPEQPHGRTTSRDELHEARHEAYPAPGRRDAAYAAGYDDEPYDDYAPQDGYEEPYAPYPADEREDRDKPRISVWQVLSSTLLVVALVVGLFTVYTYRHLRSNIDTVSLGEKAADIGPKEPINILVMGSDSRDCKGCGLDGESGGGSDTNILLHLSANREFAYGVSIPRDTMVDRPSCKTEDGDKTSPAEYVRWNEAYATAGPKCTIDQLESVASEMCGKKCDITVNHVVVVDFASFKGMVDAIEGVDVCLPEEVDDKYTGAHFDAGKQKLTGEQALNYVRLRHGLGDGGDLDRSRRQQAFIGSMAAKLLSGDTLSSPTKVLSFLNAATKGLTMDEALKDNLDTMAQIGVGFQSIGMENIKFLTIPVVTDPQNENTVVLDKEKAKNVFKAIANDKPLTKKIAAGALDAGEASGKKSKKPDDAAAGEGATDGATDGETAGSAPSDEPDSTDSAGSAAGGESSGASEEELAQIAEDAKAARERAGLC, encoded by the coding sequence GTGCCCCGGGCCGAGCGCTACCAGGCGATGGGCCGGGGGAGCTCGCGGGCCACCCCGACGCCTGCCCCGCCCGCCCCTCAGGAGTGGGACGACCCCGACGCGACGATGGTGGCCCCGCCGCTGCGGGAGACGCCGCGCCGCGCGCGTCACGCACCTCCGGCACCGACTCCCGTTCCCCCTGTACACCCCGTGCCCTCTGCCGAGGAGACCGCGGTCGCGCCTGCGCAGGAGTGGTATCGCCAAGACCCCCAGCCGGCTCCGCCGGCGCCCAAGACCCCCGACCAGCAGCTCGCTCCGCCGGCTGCCCGCGAGTTCGACTGGAACGACCCCGGTGCGACCACCGTCGCGCCGCGCCCGGCCCCACCTGAGCAGCCCCATGGGCGTACGACCTCACGCGACGAGCTGCACGAGGCCCGCCACGAGGCCTACCCCGCCCCCGGGCGCCGGGACGCTGCGTACGCAGCGGGTTACGACGACGAGCCCTACGACGACTATGCGCCCCAGGATGGCTACGAGGAGCCGTACGCTCCCTATCCGGCCGACGAGCGCGAGGATCGCGACAAGCCGCGGATCAGCGTGTGGCAGGTGCTCAGCTCGACCTTGCTCGTGGTGGCGCTGGTCGTCGGGCTGTTCACCGTCTACACCTATCGCCACCTCCGGTCGAACATCGACACCGTCAGTCTCGGCGAGAAGGCCGCTGACATCGGGCCGAAGGAACCGATCAACATCCTGGTGATGGGTTCGGACAGCCGTGACTGCAAGGGCTGCGGCCTGGACGGCGAGAGCGGTGGCGGCTCGGACACCAACATCCTGCTGCACCTCTCCGCCAACCGAGAGTTCGCCTACGGCGTCTCCATCCCTCGCGACACGATGGTGGACCGGCCCTCCTGCAAGACCGAAGACGGCGATAAGACCTCGCCTGCCGAGTATGTGCGGTGGAACGAGGCGTACGCGACGGCCGGTCCGAAGTGCACGATCGACCAGCTGGAGTCTGTCGCCAGTGAGATGTGCGGCAAGAAGTGCGACATCACGGTCAACCATGTCGTGGTGGTGGACTTCGCAAGCTTCAAGGGCATGGTCGATGCCATCGAGGGGGTCGACGTCTGTCTTCCTGAAGAGGTCGACGACAAGTACACCGGCGCTCACTTCGACGCTGGCAAGCAGAAGCTGACCGGCGAGCAAGCCCTCAACTATGTGCGCCTGCGGCACGGCCTCGGCGATGGCGGTGACCTCGATCGGTCCAGGCGTCAGCAGGCTTTCATCGGGTCGATGGCGGCCAAGTTGCTCTCCGGCGACACGCTGTCCAGTCCTACAAAGGTGCTCAGCTTCCTGAATGCTGCGACCAAGGGGCTGACGATGGACGAGGCTCTCAAGGACAACCTCGACACGATGGCCCAGATCGGGGTCGGCTTCCAGAGCATCGGGATGGAGAACATCAAGTTCCTCACGATTCCGGTGGTCACCGATCCTCAGAATGAAAACACCGTCGTCCTCGACAAGGAGAAGGCGAAGAACGTCTTCAAGGCGATCGCCAACGACAAGCCGCTGACCAAGAAGATCGCCGCCGGCGCCCTGGACGCCGGGGAGGCCTCCGGCAAGAAGAGCAAGAAGCCGGACGACGCAGCGGCGGGTGAGGGTGCAACCGACGGTGCGACCGACGGCGAGACCGCCGGATCGGCGCCCAGCGACGAGCCCGATTCCACTGATTCGGCAGGCTCGGCGGCCGGCGGTGAGAGCAGCGGCGCCTCCGAGGAGGAGCTCGCCCAGATCGCCGAGGATGCGAAGGCGGCCCGCGAACGAGCAGGGCTGTGCTGA